ATCTACGCGCTCCCGGGTACAGAGATCTTGGTGCAGCGTGAAAAAGAGGTGCAGATGGCGGTGCACGCGTTTGGCAGGGGCCGGGCGGTGTACATCAGCGGCCTGCCGTACAGCTTTGAGAACAGCCGCGTTTTATACCGCAGCATCCTGTGGAGCGCCCACGACGAAGAAAGCCTGCACAAATGGTTCAGCAGTAATTTCAACGTGGAGGTACACGCCTATGTGAAGAACGGTAAGTACTGCGTTGTGAACAACACCTATGAGCCGCAGAGCACCGTTGTCTACAAGGGCGATGGCTCCAGTTTTGCGCTGGATATGGCGGCCAACGAGATCAAATGGTACGAGATTTGAAATTATGTGGGGAGTAATTTATGGATATTCGGACGATCAAGGAGCAGATTTGCGATGTCTGCCACAAGATGTGGCAGCTTGGCTGGGTAGCGGCCAACGACGGCAACGTGAGCGCGAAACTGGAGGACGGAACGTTTCTGGCGACGCCCACGGGCATGAGCAAGAGCTTCATCACACCGGAAAAGCTCATCCGCATCGACGCACGGGGCAATGTACTGGAGGCGGCCGAAGGGCTGCGCCCGTCCAGCGAGATCAAAATGCATCTGCGCTGCTATGAAAAGCGGGATGACGTGTGGAGCGTCATCCACGCGCACCCGCCCGGGGCCACGGGCTTTGCCGTTGCGCACCGCAGCATGGACATGTACAACATGATCGAGGACGTGGCGGCCATCGGCAGCGTGCCGCTGACACCCTACGGCACGCCCAGCACAAGCGAGGTGCCGGACGCCATCGAGCCGTATCTGGAGGAGCACGATGTGATGCTGCTGGAAAATCACGGCGCGCTGGCCGTGGGCGGTGACGTGGTGACGGCGTTCTACCGTATGGAAAGCCTGGAGCTTTGGGCCAAGATCACCATCAACGCGGTCATTCTGGGCGGCAGCTATGACATCAGCCGGGAAAACATCGATAAGCTGATCGATCTGCGCGGCTTTTACCGGGTGACGGGCCGCCATCCGGGCTACAAAAAATATCCGCGCCGTGAAAAAGGTGCGCCCACGGATACCTGAAAGGGGAAAAAGCATGCTGAAAAATATTCCGAAAATCGTCAGTCCGCAGCTTTTGAAGGTGCTCTGCGAGATGGGCCATGGCGATGAGATCGTGCTGGCGGACGGCAACTTTCCCGCCGAGAGCATGGGGAAGGGCGCCATTGTCGTGCGCGCGGACGGCCACGGCGTGGCGGAGCTTCTGGACGCAGTTTTGGCGCTGGTGCCGCTGGACCAGTATGCGGAGCAGCCGGCGGCACTGATGGAGGCCGTGCCGGGCGATCCGTGTGTCCCGGTGATCTGGGACGAATACAAGGCATTGTTGGACGCGCATGGGGAAGATTCACAGAGGATTCAGATGCTGGAACGCTTTGCCTTTTATGAGCGCGCCAAAAAAGCCTATGCCGTCGTTGCCACGGGCGAAACCGCCATCTATGCAAATATCCTGCTGAAAAAGGGCGTGGTACAATGAGCGGAAAAACAACTGTCCTTGCCTTTGATTTCGGAGCTTCCAGCGGCCGAGCCGTCAAAGCGGTGTACGACGGTGCGGCGCTTTCTTACGAAGAGGTGCACCGTTTTGAGAATTGCCCACGGGAAAAGGACGGACGCCTGCGCTGGGACTTTTCCGCACTGATGGATGAGGTGCGCACAGGGCTGGGAAAGGCGGGCGCGGTCGACAGCATCGGCTTCGATACCTGGGGTGTGGATTTTGGTCTGCTGGGCAAAAACGGAACATTGCTGGAAGACCCGGTGCACTACCGCGACGGCCGCACTGCCGGAATGGTGGAGCAGGCGTTGCGTACAATGGACGCCCGGACGCTCTATGGGGCAACGGGCAATCAGATCATGGCCATCAACACACTGTTCCAGCTGCTGGCCGTAAAAGAGCAGGCGCCGGAGGTGTGGCGCAGGGCGAAGCGGCTGCTGTTTATGCCGGACCTGTTCATCCATGCACTGTGCGGGGCGCAGGTGTGCGAGAGGACGATTGCCTCCACAAGCCAGATGCAGGACGCGCGCACCGGCGCATGGGACAGGGACGTGCTGGCCGCGTACCGTATTCCGGAAAGGCTGTTCGCGCCGTCCGTACCCAGCGGCACCGTGGTGGGTGCGCTTGAGAACGGCGCGAAGGTGGTGGCGGTGGCGGGCCATGATACCCAGTGCGCGGTGGCGGCATTGCCCACACAGGCGCGGGACACTGCGTTCCTTTCCTGTGGGACATGGAGCCTGCTGGGGTGCGAGCTGGACGCGCCGGTGCTCACGGAAGAGAGCATGCGGCTGGGCCTTTCCAACGAACTGGGGGCCAATGGCCGCGTGAACTATCTGAAGAACATCATCGGCCTGTGGCTCATCCAGGAGAGCCGCCGGGCGTGGCGGCGGCAGGGGCGGGAGTATTCCTATGCGGAGCTGGAGAGCCTTGCGCTCGAGGCCGCGCCGCTGCGCTGCTTCATCGACCCGGACGATCCGGCGTTTACGCCGCCGGGAGATATCCCGGCCCGCGTGCGGGAATACTGCGCGGCCACAGGGCAGTATGTACCGCAAACCGTGGGAGAGGTGATGCGCTGCATCTACGAAAGTTTGGCACTCAAATACCGGTTTGCGCTGGGCCAGCTGGAGGCGGCAACGGGCAGGCGCTTTGCGGCGCTGCACGTTCTGGGCGGCGGCGCAAAAGACGGCCTTTTGTGCCGCATGACAGCGGACGCTACGGGCCTGCGCACAGCAGCCGGCCCGGTGGAGGCCACGGCTTTGGGCAATATCCTCATCCAGCTTGTGGCGTTGGGCATGCTGCCGTCCATTGATGCGGGACGGCGGCTCATTGCAAAAACAGAACGTGTGACGGAATATCTGCCCGGAGACACGGCCGCATGGGACGCGGCCCATGTACGGTATGAGGACCTGCTGCGGCGCGGCGGGAAAACAGAAAAATAACAAAAGATAAGGGAGAGAATGAGATGTTGTATCCGAAAATCGGGATCCGCCCGGTCATCGACGGCCGC
This window of the Oscillospiraceae bacterium genome carries:
- a CDS encoding aldolase — encoded protein: MDIRTIKEQICDVCHKMWQLGWVAANDGNVSAKLEDGTFLATPTGMSKSFITPEKLIRIDARGNVLEAAEGLRPSSEIKMHLRCYEKRDDVWSVIHAHPPGATGFAVAHRSMDMYNMIEDVAAIGSVPLTPYGTPSTSEVPDAIEPYLEEHDVMLLENHGALAVGGDVVTAFYRMESLELWAKITINAVILGGSYDISRENIDKLIDLRGFYRVTGRHPGYKKYPRREKGAPTDT
- a CDS encoding carbohydrate kinase, whose product is MSGKTTVLAFDFGASSGRAVKAVYDGAALSYEEVHRFENCPREKDGRLRWDFSALMDEVRTGLGKAGAVDSIGFDTWGVDFGLLGKNGTLLEDPVHYRDGRTAGMVEQALRTMDARTLYGATGNQIMAINTLFQLLAVKEQAPEVWRRAKRLLFMPDLFIHALCGAQVCERTIASTSQMQDARTGAWDRDVLAAYRIPERLFAPSVPSGTVVGALENGAKVVAVAGHDTQCAVAALPTQARDTAFLSCGTWSLLGCELDAPVLTEESMRLGLSNELGANGRVNYLKNIIGLWLIQESRRAWRRQGREYSYAELESLALEAAPLRCFIDPDDPAFTPPGDIPARVREYCAATGQYVPQTVGEVMRCIYESLALKYRFALGQLEAATGRRFAALHVLGGGAKDGLLCRMTADATGLRTAAGPVEATALGNILIQLVALGMLPSIDAGRRLIAKTERVTEYLPGDTAAWDAAHVRYEDLLRRGGKTEK
- the fucU gene encoding fucose isomerase, with the protein product MLKNIPKIVSPQLLKVLCEMGHGDEIVLADGNFPAESMGKGAIVVRADGHGVAELLDAVLALVPLDQYAEQPAALMEAVPGDPCVPVIWDEYKALLDAHGEDSQRIQMLERFAFYERAKKAYAVVATGETAIYANILLKKGVVQ